The Vibrio pomeroyi genome window below encodes:
- a CDS encoding amidohydrolase family protein has translation MKKLITNANVFNGVDNNLIENVSILIEDNLITQIGEVDETLADETIDAQGGTVMPGLIDAHVHITLSAPFNVIDTMTREEVAIRSAKISEEMLMRGFTTIRDVAGNTLGLKKSIDNGYATGPRILPSMAAISQTSGHSDYRQNQAQERLTNGHEDSPMMKLGAMRVADGRSEVLKAVREQLFMGASQIKIMAGGGASSTFDPLDTLQFTSDEMEAAVQAASDYGTYVAAHIHTSDAMRRAAEAGVMSFEHATIMDDDIAEIIKEKGIWVIPSYFTSSLIAARKIPLPNEETYRKTERVGKAMFKSAELIKKYDIQNIAFGTDCVGETNVHATQLNELGAIEQVFDTITALRMATSNCGRLFEMSTYQHPYQEGKLGQIVEGAYADLLIIDGNPLEGVACVANTETQKLIMKDGKVYKNSL, from the coding sequence ATGAAAAAGCTAATCACTAACGCGAACGTATTTAACGGCGTTGATAACAACCTAATCGAGAACGTATCAATTCTTATTGAAGACAACTTGATTACACAAATTGGCGAGGTTGATGAAACGTTAGCGGATGAAACTATCGATGCTCAAGGTGGTACGGTAATGCCAGGTTTGATTGATGCGCACGTTCATATCACGCTATCTGCACCTTTCAATGTGATTGATACCATGACACGTGAAGAAGTGGCGATTCGCTCAGCAAAGATTTCAGAAGAGATGCTGATGCGCGGCTTTACCACCATTCGTGATGTCGCGGGTAACACGCTTGGCCTTAAGAAAAGTATCGATAACGGCTACGCAACTGGCCCACGTATTCTGCCTTCAATGGCGGCTATTTCACAAACCAGTGGCCACTCAGATTACCGCCAGAACCAAGCGCAAGAACGTTTGACTAACGGGCACGAAGACTCGCCAATGATGAAGCTTGGCGCAATGCGAGTGGCCGATGGCCGTTCAGAAGTTTTGAAAGCGGTGCGTGAACAACTGTTTATGGGCGCATCACAAATCAAGATCATGGCAGGTGGCGGTGCATCATCAACCTTCGACCCGCTAGACACATTGCAGTTTACTTCTGACGAAATGGAAGCCGCAGTGCAAGCCGCTTCAGACTACGGTACTTATGTTGCTGCGCACATCCACACTTCTGATGCGATGCGCAGGGCAGCGGAAGCAGGCGTGATGTCTTTCGAACACGCGACCATCATGGATGACGACATTGCCGAGATCATCAAAGAGAAAGGCATCTGGGTGATTCCGTCTTACTTTACCTCTTCACTGATTGCAGCGCGTAAGATTCCGCTACCAAACGAAGAGACATACCGCAAAACAGAGCGTGTAGGCAAAGCCATGTTCAAGTCGGCAGAGCTTATCAAGAAATACGATATCCAAAACATCGCCTTTGGTACCGACTGTGTGGGTGAAACCAATGTACATGCAACTCAGCTGAATGAGCTTGGTGCGATTGAACAAGTGTTCGATACCATCACAGCACTTCGTATGGCGACATCGAACTGCGGACGCTTGTTCGAGATGTCGACTTACCAACACCCTTACCAAGAAGGCAAGCTAGGTCAGATTGTTGAAGGGGCGTATGCCGACCTATTGATTATCGACGGTAACCCACTGGAAGGTGTAGCATGTGTGGCAAATACAGAGACACAAAAGCTGATCATGAAAGACGGCAAGGTGTATAAAAACAGCCTTTAA
- a CDS encoding TetR/AcrR family transcriptional regulator, whose protein sequence is MTKIIKSEQKRSQILTAASQLFSEHGFKINMDQIAKAANVSKQTVYSHFKNKDELFETCMQTKCAERELSPAAFDMNAAVGDELVKFGVKFQDLLLDEQSRQTFQNAVSQSNTHPEIASIYLETGPQKTTKLLADYLQSKIDSGDLTLSSTSSPIIAARQLLLMFHGKSAYWSFFGHDSGESEEERLHYTRECVALFLNGNQPR, encoded by the coding sequence GTGACTAAAATCATCAAGAGTGAACAGAAGAGATCGCAGATCTTAACCGCAGCAAGCCAGCTTTTCTCTGAGCATGGCTTCAAGATCAATATGGATCAGATAGCCAAAGCGGCGAACGTTTCCAAGCAAACGGTCTACTCTCACTTTAAAAACAAAGACGAACTTTTCGAAACCTGCATGCAAACCAAGTGTGCAGAGCGCGAACTTAGCCCTGCTGCCTTTGATATGAATGCAGCGGTGGGTGATGAGTTGGTGAAATTTGGTGTGAAGTTTCAGGATTTGTTACTTGATGAACAGTCTCGACAAACCTTTCAGAACGCGGTGAGTCAATCCAACACGCACCCAGAAATTGCCTCTATTTATTTAGAAACCGGTCCACAGAAGACCACTAAGTTACTCGCCGATTATTTACAGTCGAAAATAGATTCGGGTGACTTAACACTCTCTTCTACAAGCTCGCCAATCATAGCGGCGCGCCAACTGCTGCTGATGTTTCATGGCAAGTCGGCGTATTGGTCATTCTTCGGCCACGATAGCGGAGAATCCGAAGAAGAAAGACTCCACTACACTCGAGAATGTGTCGCGCTATTCTTGAATGGCAATCAGCCTCGTTAA
- a CDS encoding Ig-like domain-containing protein: MNFKISWSMILVFVSLFVLSGCHGVSELVVTPKHSSVPAGLQLQLTAEKVLDKGKVINVTDSGDVEWISSDTSIATIDDNGLVSTKKIVGSVVISAIATFNGKIFTDSVTIDVTEAIITSIKVMPEIDSAPVGLTSSFKAMANFSNGETVDVTNDDSIIWSSSDVNIAVISEDTSNKGIVEAKSIGSSIITASIDIEGEQVITDSVTFNVTEAIAVAVDVSPSRHSVSVGLDEIFSATVLMSDGERLDITNNGSITWSTSDIDIATISNDIGSKGKATGIKVGSVNVMASALVNGEYVNGLARLDVTEAVITSLEIEPKYQSVPVGLKKAFSVFAHLSDGTIVDATSDGAISWSSSNTDLATISNSLLDKGTATGVSIGDTTITAFVEVNNHEVTSTATLNISEAIVVGVVVTPKPQQSLDTPQIPTGAKKQFKAEMVMSDEERIDVTSADTLSWAVGDTSVANVSNTTATKGLVTGVNVGVTSVTAKLQSNDYNFEDSAELTVTLPHSMTFSVLTGRYVNEVNGIDTEYLGYSEGIMGHNSITLGEEYLSSPVDKIYVGRAISGTNSNEKFFFGQRTNEMISGSLTYKATFSWPDNSKTEGWLDWDFYGKHYVLRDLSAIQLLINNNWDFTLSVSNEM; the protein is encoded by the coding sequence GTGAATTTTAAAATATCATGGTCGATGATTTTAGTGTTTGTTAGTTTATTCGTACTTAGTGGCTGTCATGGTGTTAGTGAACTTGTTGTCACACCTAAGCACTCGAGTGTCCCTGCAGGCTTACAGCTTCAACTCACCGCAGAAAAAGTACTCGATAAAGGAAAGGTTATTAATGTAACGGATAGTGGCGATGTGGAGTGGATAAGTTCTGATACTTCGATTGCCACTATTGATGATAATGGACTGGTTTCAACCAAAAAAATAGTGGGTAGTGTTGTGATAAGTGCAATCGCTACTTTTAACGGAAAGATCTTTACAGACTCAGTCACTATTGATGTTACAGAGGCTATCATAACGTCTATTAAAGTCATGCCTGAAATCGATTCGGCACCTGTAGGCCTGACAAGTTCGTTCAAAGCAATGGCGAATTTTTCGAATGGAGAAACAGTTGATGTAACAAATGATGACTCTATAATTTGGAGCAGTAGTGATGTAAATATCGCGGTAATTTCGGAAGATACTAGTAATAAGGGTATTGTCGAAGCAAAATCGATAGGTTCTTCAATTATTACGGCCTCTATCGATATTGAAGGCGAACAGGTTATTACTGACTCAGTCACTTTCAATGTCACTGAAGCAATTGCAGTTGCAGTTGATGTTTCGCCAAGTAGGCACAGTGTTTCTGTTGGGCTAGATGAGATCTTTTCAGCAACGGTTCTGATGTCGGATGGTGAAAGGCTTGATATAACAAACAACGGCTCCATTACTTGGTCGACTAGTGATATTGATATTGCAACTATTTCAAATGACATAGGCTCAAAAGGAAAAGCTACAGGGATTAAGGTTGGTTCAGTCAATGTCATGGCATCGGCTTTAGTCAACGGTGAGTATGTGAATGGACTAGCACGTTTGGATGTAACTGAAGCAGTTATTACCTCGTTGGAGATCGAGCCAAAATATCAATCAGTACCTGTCGGCCTGAAGAAAGCATTCAGCGTATTTGCTCATCTGTCTGACGGAACAATCGTTGATGCAACAAGCGATGGAGCGATCAGTTGGAGTAGCAGTAATACTGATTTAGCAACTATATCTAACTCATTATTAGATAAAGGTACCGCTACTGGAGTATCTATTGGTGACACTACTATAACTGCATTTGTTGAAGTCAATAATCACGAGGTGACAAGTACTGCTACGCTCAATATTTCTGAAGCCATTGTTGTAGGAGTCGTTGTCACACCGAAACCACAACAAAGCTTAGATACTCCTCAAATACCGACAGGGGCTAAAAAACAATTTAAAGCAGAAATGGTCATGTCAGACGAGGAAAGAATTGACGTGACTAGCGCCGATACCCTTTCTTGGGCTGTAGGCGACACCAGTGTTGCTAATGTATCTAATACTACTGCCACTAAAGGTTTGGTCACTGGTGTAAATGTGGGAGTTACGTCTGTTACTGCAAAGCTTCAATCAAATGATTACAATTTTGAAGACAGTGCCGAATTGACTGTTACGCTCCCTCATTCTATGACATTTTCAGTTTTAACTGGACGGTATGTTAATGAAGTGAACGGTATTGACACCGAATACCTAGGTTACTCAGAAGGAATAATGGGTCACAATTCGATAACTTTGGGAGAAGAGTATCTAAGTAGTCCTGTTGATAAAATTTATGTTGGGCGTGCTATTTCTGGAACTAACTCTAATGAGAAGTTCTTTTTCGGACAGCGTACTAATGAGATGATTTCTGGTTCCTTGACTTATAAAGCTACTTTTAGTTGGCCAGATAACTCTAAAACTGAAGGTTGGCTCGACTGGGATTTTTATGGAAAGCACTATGTTTTAAGAGACCTTTCGGCCATTCAACTTTTAATCAATAATAATTGGGATTTTACTCTTTCAGTATCGAATGAAATGTAA
- a CDS encoding LysR family transcriptional regulator, whose translation MRLKTTLDQWQTLYEIDRAGSIQAAALQLNKSHTTLIYALRKLEDQLGVSLVQVEGRRAVLSEDGKALLRRASSMLEQARELELISEQLAKGVESEIVVAVDHLCCLERLYKPMAAFMAENNTTSIQVVETSLSKTTEMVTQERADVAIINLPITNYSAEAFGFTKMEPVLANSHPLASMSSISLNQLSSLPQIVVRDLGSVEKLGEKKDVGWLKSSQRITVDNFDHAFGAVEQGVGYCRLPKHIVDSRGSDKLTVLNVENGSGYQVPLHLTLPKAAKTGPAAKRFYELLLESAQNTD comes from the coding sequence ATGAGATTAAAGACCACCCTAGACCAATGGCAAACACTCTATGAGATAGACCGCGCAGGCAGCATTCAGGCGGCGGCACTGCAATTGAATAAGAGCCACACCACGCTGATTTATGCGTTGAGAAAACTGGAAGATCAATTGGGTGTGTCTTTGGTGCAGGTTGAAGGTCGAAGGGCGGTGTTGTCGGAAGATGGCAAAGCCTTATTGCGCAGGGCGAGCAGCATGCTGGAACAAGCGCGAGAGCTTGAGCTGATCAGTGAGCAGTTAGCAAAGGGTGTCGAATCTGAAATTGTGGTCGCCGTTGATCATTTGTGCTGCCTTGAGCGTCTTTATAAGCCGATGGCTGCGTTTATGGCAGAGAACAACACCACCTCAATCCAAGTGGTTGAAACATCCTTGTCGAAGACCACTGAAATGGTCACTCAAGAACGTGCCGATGTTGCCATCATCAACTTGCCAATTACCAATTACTCGGCTGAAGCTTTTGGGTTTACTAAGATGGAGCCCGTTTTGGCGAATTCGCATCCGTTGGCTAGCATGTCATCCATATCGCTTAATCAGCTGTCGTCGCTGCCACAAATTGTGGTGAGAGATTTAGGCTCGGTTGAAAAGTTGGGAGAGAAGAAGGATGTGGGTTGGTTGAAGTCGAGCCAGCGTATTACGGTCGATAATTTTGACCATGCCTTTGGTGCGGTAGAGCAGGGTGTAGGGTATTGCAGGCTACCTAAACATATTGTTGATAGCCGAGGAAGTGACAAGCTCACTGTGTTAAATGTGGAAAATGGCAGTGGCTATCAAGTGCCACTGCATCTGACTCTGCCGAAAGCTGCGAAGACAGGCCCAGCTGCAAAACGTTTTTATGAACTGCTTCTTGAATCAGCCCAGAATACGGACTAA
- a CDS encoding cytochrome b: protein MNKSLSKQTVIFHWLTGILFIAVFVIGLQFEGMPRGPEKGELMGLHKSLGLIVLVVALSRFVWRLKEGAIESVAVLTRAQEIAAKGVHHFLLLVTLAMPISGAVMSVAGGRALELFGIELIAAGEKTEWLQSAASFVHVNAVNLIIVVFVLHVLGALKHQLVDKDGTLSRMLGRSSPASK from the coding sequence ATGAATAAATCATTATCGAAACAGACGGTTATTTTCCATTGGCTTACCGGCATTTTGTTCATCGCTGTGTTTGTTATTGGACTTCAATTCGAAGGCATGCCTCGAGGTCCCGAAAAAGGCGAGTTAATGGGGCTGCACAAATCGTTAGGTTTGATTGTTTTAGTTGTCGCACTTTCACGCTTTGTTTGGCGTTTGAAAGAAGGGGCGATTGAGAGTGTTGCTGTATTAACAAGAGCACAAGAGATTGCCGCGAAAGGCGTTCATCATTTCTTGTTATTAGTGACGTTAGCGATGCCAATCTCTGGTGCGGTGATGAGTGTTGCTGGTGGGCGAGCATTAGAGCTATTCGGCATTGAGTTGATTGCTGCTGGTGAGAAAACGGAATGGTTGCAGTCTGCGGCTTCTTTCGTTCACGTTAATGCGGTGAACTTGATTATAGTGGTGTTTGTTCTGCATGTTTTGGGTGCATTGAAACACCAACTAGTGGACAAAGATGGCACACTGAGCCGCATGCTTGGTCGTTCATCGCCTGCTAGTAAATAG
- a CDS encoding efflux RND transporter periplasmic adaptor subunit, whose protein sequence is MYKLMKGSTVAVALSAFLVGCGEKEQAQESVDSTNQTASSVQTILTVETMALALSSSYAVQREYVGVVKAGQQANLGFELAGKVNEILVDVGDTVTIGQPLIRLDTQLLETESSQLKAQAEEVKAQLSLVAANLKRQRSLKAKGFSAEAEIDSLTSEQRVLQANLLRIDASVKGNQLKLVKSTVLAPYSGTIATRFVSLGDVVNVGNPTLTLLASEGKEAFIGIPAHQMTKVTSLSSPSIRVGRDDYAVTLLNPGAMVDTQSRSVGLRYLFPEQATVLEGQLAYLKFDEQIDDQGYWVPLTGLIDGLRGVWNIFVVGEDNKVERRSVQVLFANNQQAYVSGVIEDGEQVIASGLHRLVPGQTVKPANVTAE, encoded by the coding sequence ATGTATAAACTGATGAAGGGAAGCACAGTGGCAGTAGCGTTGTCGGCATTTCTTGTTGGATGTGGCGAAAAGGAACAAGCCCAAGAGTCGGTTGATTCAACCAATCAAACGGCTTCGAGCGTCCAAACCATTTTAACTGTGGAAACGATGGCCTTGGCGCTGTCTTCATCTTATGCAGTGCAGCGTGAATATGTGGGTGTGGTTAAGGCGGGTCAGCAAGCCAATTTAGGCTTCGAACTGGCGGGCAAAGTAAACGAGATTCTGGTGGATGTCGGTGACACAGTCACAATTGGTCAGCCGTTGATTCGATTGGATACCCAACTATTGGAAACCGAGTCTAGTCAATTGAAAGCACAAGCCGAAGAAGTGAAAGCTCAACTGAGCCTTGTTGCCGCGAACTTAAAGCGTCAGCGTTCATTGAAAGCAAAAGGCTTCAGTGCTGAGGCGGAAATTGATTCGTTAACCAGTGAACAACGCGTGTTGCAAGCCAACTTACTGCGCATTGATGCTTCGGTAAAAGGCAATCAATTGAAGCTGGTGAAATCGACAGTGCTTGCGCCTTATTCGGGCACTATTGCAACGCGTTTTGTCTCTTTGGGAGATGTAGTGAATGTGGGCAACCCAACACTGACACTGCTTGCCTCTGAAGGTAAAGAAGCGTTCATTGGTATTCCTGCACATCAGATGACAAAGGTAACCTCACTCTCTTCGCCAAGCATTCGTGTTGGGCGAGATGATTATGCAGTGACGCTGCTGAATCCGGGTGCCATGGTCGACACGCAATCTCGTAGTGTTGGCTTACGTTATCTTTTCCCTGAACAAGCGACTGTTTTAGAAGGTCAACTTGCGTATCTTAAGTTTGACGAGCAAATCGACGACCAAGGTTATTGGGTGCCATTAACGGGTTTGATTGATGGTCTACGCGGTGTGTGGAACATCTTTGTGGTCGGTGAAGACAATAAGGTTGAACGCCGCAGTGTCCAAGTGCTGTTTGCCAACAATCAACAAGCGTATGTGAGTGGTGTAATCGAGGACGGCGAACAGGTGATCGCGAGTGGTTTACATCGCTTGGTTCCCGGTCAAACCGTGAAGCCAGCCAACGTGACGGCTGAATAG
- a CDS encoding lipocalin family protein, with translation MKKILLLLSVILLGGCVGMPETVKPVQQFELDRYLGKWYEVARLDHSFERGLNSISAEYSLRDDGGVKVINRGYSDEDGEWNEAEGKAYFVEGSDQGYLKVSFFGPFYGAYVVFELDKENYQYAFVSGPDTDYLWLLSRTPEVSSEVMEKFKAMSKERGFNTDELIYVEHSK, from the coding sequence ATGAAGAAAATATTATTGCTGCTGAGTGTCATTCTGTTGGGTGGATGCGTGGGCATGCCCGAAACAGTAAAGCCCGTTCAACAGTTTGAATTGGATAGATACTTAGGTAAATGGTACGAGGTGGCTCGTTTGGACCACTCGTTTGAGCGTGGTCTAAATAGTATCAGCGCCGAATACAGCCTGCGTGATGATGGTGGCGTGAAGGTGATTAACCGTGGCTATTCGGATGAAGATGGCGAATGGAATGAAGCGGAAGGCAAGGCGTATTTTGTTGAAGGCAGCGATCAGGGTTATCTGAAAGTGTCGTTCTTTGGTCCATTCTATGGCGCTTATGTAGTGTTCGAGTTGGATAAAGAGAACTACCAATACGCGTTTGTTTCTGGCCCAGATACCGATTACCTATGGCTGCTTTCTCGAACCCCAGAAGTCTCATCTGAGGTTATGGAGAAGTTTAAAGCGATGTCGAAAGAGCGTGGCTTTAACACCGATGAACTGATTTATGTGGAGCACTCAAAATAA
- a CDS encoding AraC family transcriptional regulator: MSIVSAMFNTFQSMCSFEWFDAYTFNIKKSLSIAMKGYLEKVPQRIGTSWRYKKIVENSKSYGWHRHEEYEIAIHRHFAGHSFIGHHQSDVFHNHMILVGPDLPHAIYSEESADDSRICETHVVWFRKDWIEQLIACCRELEPLRALLEDSKKGLQFSLVTAEKATELLNKVMDQSPHQQLLTLFSLFALLLEDQGVAQLINPAFNSDDEDEVSDKLDKVEAFLVNNFIRDISVNDLAKHLYISESSVRRLFQKHYNESFSQRLKKIRLNVACDLLLNTSLPISLILEKVGYDNQANFNRQFKSYKQVTPTQYRAAMKHH, translated from the coding sequence ATGAGTATCGTTAGCGCAATGTTCAATACTTTTCAGTCAATGTGCTCATTTGAATGGTTTGATGCGTATACTTTCAATATTAAAAAGTCACTGAGCATCGCAATGAAGGGTTACTTGGAAAAAGTGCCACAACGAATTGGCACATCATGGCGCTATAAGAAAATTGTCGAGAACAGTAAAAGCTACGGTTGGCATAGACATGAAGAGTACGAGATAGCGATACATCGTCACTTTGCTGGACACAGCTTTATTGGCCATCACCAGAGCGATGTGTTTCACAACCATATGATTTTGGTTGGCCCAGATTTACCTCATGCTATCTATTCAGAAGAGAGTGCAGATGATTCGAGAATCTGTGAAACGCATGTGGTTTGGTTTCGCAAAGATTGGATAGAGCAATTAATCGCGTGCTGCCGCGAGCTAGAACCTCTGCGCGCATTGTTGGAAGATTCAAAGAAAGGGCTGCAGTTTTCGCTTGTTACTGCAGAGAAAGCGACGGAACTGTTGAACAAGGTGATGGATCAGTCGCCACATCAACAACTGCTGACCTTGTTCTCTCTGTTTGCGCTTTTGCTTGAGGATCAAGGCGTGGCGCAGTTGATAAACCCTGCCTTTAATTCGGATGATGAAGATGAAGTCAGCGATAAGTTGGACAAGGTTGAAGCCTTTTTGGTGAACAACTTTATTCGCGATATCTCAGTTAACGATTTAGCCAAGCATCTCTATATCAGTGAGAGTAGTGTTAGGCGGCTATTTCAAAAGCACTACAATGAGAGTTTTAGCCAGCGGTTAAAGAAAATTAGGTTGAACGTGGCGTGTGATTTGCTGCTCAACACATCACTACCTATTAGTTTGATTCTGGAGAAGGTGGGTTACGACAACCAAGCTAATTTCAATCGCCAGTTTAAATCCTATAAGCAGGTAACACCGACTCAATATCGCGCGGCAATGAAACATCACTGA
- a CDS encoding monooxygenase translates to MKLLQVDFEFNGPFGEEMSNALVDLAKSINNEPGMIWKIWTENQAAKLGGGVYLFEDQLSAEAYLDMHAARLKEMGVEEVRGVIFDVNQPLTTINKGPING, encoded by the coding sequence ATGAAACTACTACAAGTTGATTTTGAATTTAACGGCCCTTTCGGTGAAGAGATGTCGAACGCACTCGTTGACCTAGCTAAGTCCATCAACAACGAACCGGGCATGATCTGGAAAATCTGGACAGAAAACCAAGCCGCAAAACTGGGCGGTGGTGTCTACCTTTTTGAAGATCAACTCAGTGCTGAGGCTTATTTAGACATGCATGCCGCTCGCTTGAAAGAGATGGGCGTAGAAGAAGTACGTGGCGTGATTTTTGACGTAAACCAGCCGTTAACTACCATTAACAAAGGCCCAATCAACGGCTAA
- a CDS encoding amidohydrolase: MNNKLTLPRTAWIALLTSLGAVSPVFGQDNTVVQQKTTAQSQTADQIFTNADIYGHRESDSIVTHNGKIIFIGNHSQAKAFQGQNTDVIDLENAFVLPGFIDNHNHVFEAASELGGNCELDSEATLEEQIPYLEACKINADTNGRRWLMGYGFSLESTLDSDSEYTPLEIIDSVFPNRPVVIMEQTSHSMWVNSKALKIAQISQLSPDPQGGVYLKDPESGKLNGILLDNAGDQVMEMAWNSQSELFEQSYQGLMFGLEQAAAHGITTIGDGRMYWKRGWYDVWLEAEQNQDLTARVSLRPWVYPSMAIPSQLEVFEKMYSDDKSRLLLVDQVKMYSDGIFINGTAKTLAPYLDTYLPQSPNGLNYIPPAQMKEWLSALDKIGFSAHIHAIGDGAVRESLDAIESVRQQGSQKPYTLTHVELINDEDVPRFKQLNVSADFQVGSDYIARHQHQWAEAFLGARRAKAMMNLDAILKTDANITLSSDWNVHDINPLVGIANSLIMGKTGLTDIYTAIDAYTINAAKSLGIEDVTGSIEVGKSADFAILDRDITTVSARQIAKTQVLMTVLQGDVVYEK, encoded by the coding sequence ATGAACAACAAGCTCACTTTGCCACGCACTGCATGGATCGCTTTACTCACTAGTTTAGGCGCTGTCTCGCCCGTATTTGGACAAGACAACACCGTTGTGCAACAGAAAACAACTGCCCAAAGCCAAACTGCTGATCAAATCTTTACTAATGCGGACATCTACGGACATCGTGAATCTGACTCGATCGTTACCCACAATGGCAAGATCATCTTCATTGGTAACCACTCGCAAGCGAAAGCTTTTCAAGGGCAGAATACCGATGTCATTGACTTAGAAAATGCCTTTGTTCTTCCGGGCTTCATTGATAATCATAACCATGTTTTCGAAGCTGCCTCTGAACTGGGTGGCAATTGTGAACTGGATTCTGAAGCCACATTAGAAGAACAAATTCCCTACCTAGAAGCGTGTAAGATCAATGCTGATACCAATGGCAGACGTTGGCTAATGGGTTATGGTTTTTCTTTGGAATCAACTCTCGACAGCGATTCTGAATACACACCACTAGAGATCATCGACAGTGTCTTCCCAAACCGCCCCGTGGTGATCATGGAGCAAACCTCGCACTCGATGTGGGTCAACTCTAAAGCACTGAAAATCGCACAAATCAGCCAACTATCTCCAGACCCACAAGGCGGTGTATATTTAAAGGATCCTGAAAGCGGAAAGCTTAACGGCATCTTATTGGATAACGCTGGCGACCAGGTCATGGAAATGGCGTGGAACAGTCAAAGCGAGTTGTTTGAGCAAAGTTACCAAGGCTTAATGTTCGGACTTGAACAAGCCGCTGCACACGGCATTACCACCATAGGTGACGGTCGGATGTATTGGAAACGAGGTTGGTATGACGTTTGGCTAGAGGCAGAACAAAACCAAGATTTAACAGCTCGAGTATCTTTGCGCCCTTGGGTTTACCCATCAATGGCGATCCCGTCTCAACTCGAAGTATTCGAAAAAATGTATTCCGATGACAAAAGCCGTCTGCTACTGGTCGATCAGGTCAAAATGTACAGCGATGGCATCTTCATTAATGGCACAGCAAAAACACTCGCACCCTACTTGGATACTTATCTGCCGCAGTCGCCGAATGGCTTGAACTACATTCCACCAGCACAGATGAAAGAGTGGCTCAGCGCGCTCGATAAAATCGGCTTTAGTGCGCACATTCATGCGATTGGTGATGGTGCGGTTCGTGAATCCCTTGATGCAATAGAAAGCGTGCGTCAACAAGGCTCTCAAAAACCTTATACCTTAACCCACGTTGAATTAATCAATGATGAAGACGTCCCCCGCTTTAAACAACTCAATGTCTCAGCAGATTTCCAGGTCGGGTCTGATTACATTGCAAGGCATCAACACCAATGGGCCGAAGCCTTCCTTGGCGCTCGCCGTGCCAAAGCCATGATGAACCTAGACGCGATACTCAAAACCGACGCCAACATCACTCTAAGTAGTGATTGGAACGTACACGACATAAACCCTTTAGTCGGTATCGCGAACAGCCTAATCATGGGCAAAACAGGCCTAACCGATATCTACACCGCAATAGATGCTTACACGATTAATGCCGCTAAAAGCCTTGGAATTGAAGACGTAACAGGTTCTATTGAAGTTGGTAAGTCAGCAGACTTCGCCATTCTCGACCGAGACATCACCACAGTATCGGCAAGACAAATAGCCAAGACTCAGGTGTTGATGACGGTGTTGCAAGGGGATGTGGTTTATGAGAAATAA